GATGCGCCCGCCCATGCGCATGAGCGTGCCCACAACCTCCTTGCAGCGCCTGCTCTGGGCCTCGATGCCCTTGAGCTCGGCCAGCACCTCGGGCAGGCCCGGGCATGCCTGGAATTCCGGTTCTTCCATCAGTTCGGCCGCCCAGCCGGCCTTTTGCATGATGGTGTTCACGGGGTTGAGCAGCTCGTGGGCAACGCCCCCGGCCAGTCGGCCCAGGGAGGCCATGCGCGCGGTGTCGGCCACGCGCAGGCTCTCGGACTGCTCCCGGAAGCGGCCCTTGGCGCGCACGATGGCGCGCACCAGGGCCTCCACGTCGGTGGGCTTCACCAGATAATCGAGCGCGCCCAGCTTCATGCCCGCCACGGCCGTGCCCAGGTCGATCTGGCCGGTGAGCATCACCACCTGGGTGAGCGGCCAGCGCCGCCTGATCTCTTCGAGCACCTCCAGGCCGCCCCGGTCCGGGAGGTTCACGTCGAGCACCACCACGGGGAGGGCTCCCTGCTCCATGAGCCCGATTCCCCCGGCGGCGTCGTAGGCCGCGAGCGCCGGATGGTCCCTGGCCTCCAGGCGCTGGGCCAGGAGGTCCACGAAATCGCGCTCGTCGTCGATGAGCAGGACTTCTGGGCGCATGGCCCGCTCCCGGTTACTTGTTCTCGTCGAGGATTTCCTGGGCGCCTTCGAAGTCGCCGGCCTGGGCCAGGGTGGCGGCCACCATGGCGTCTTCCATGCGCTCGCGGTAGGCCTTTTTCACGGTGCCCAGCAGCTCGTCGATGTCGATGGGCTTCTTGTGGTAGTGGAACGCGCCCAGCTTGCGGGCCTCTTCCTCGTCGAGGTCGGTGCCGTGGCCGGTGAGGATGATCACCTGCACCTTGGGGTTGACGGCGCGCACCTTGCGCAGCACTTCCATGCCGTCGATGCCAGGCATGCGCAGGTCCAGGACCATGACGTCGGGCTCCTGCAGCTTGACCACTTCCAGGGCCTCTTCGCCGGAATAGACCACCTTGGAGGGCACGTCGCGCATTTTCATGCGCTCGGCCAGGGTGTTGACGAAGTTCTCCTCATCGTCCACGAGAAGCAGCTTGATCTTGTTCATGCGAGTCTCCTTCCAGCGTTGGGCGCTAACGCGCCGAAATACCGTTCAACCCTCTCGGCCGGCCCTGGGAAAGCCCAGCCGCACCCCGCCCTCGACGGCCCTGGCCTGGAATGGCCCCCGGCACGCCGCCAACTCCCCTGCCAGGGAGCCTGCCTCGCCGGCGTTCAGCGCCGGATTCAGAATGTCCACGTAGGCCTCGTCGCCCTCGAGGCCGCCCCGAAGCCGCAGTTCGCCCTGCTCTCGACAGCGCCAGGCCGCGGCGAGCAGCGCCGCCTCCAGGGCCGCCAGGGCGTCCACCATGGCCACATCCGCCAGGGCTCGCCCGTCGCCCGGCTCCACGGTGATGGCCACCTTGTTCTTCTTCGCCATGCGCCCCGAGAGCCTCGCCATGAGCCACGCCGCGAACGCCAGGTCCGTGGGGGACTGGGCGTCGTCGGAGGAGTGGGCCAGGCGGCTGAGCGATTCGCAGAGGTCCTGCCCGCGGTCCACCTGGGTCTGCACCTGGCTGATGATCTCCTGGAACTTGGCGTCGTACTTGAATTTGGGCAGCACCCCCAGGGAGAGCCGCTGGTTCTTGCGCGCCAGGGCGAGGTAGTCGCCCATGAGGCCCGAGGCCTGCTGGATGACGGCCAGGACGTTGCAGAGGTCGTGGCTGAGGCTGGCGGCCATACGGCCCATGAAGCGCGCGCGGTCCATGTTGGAACCTATTTCCTTGCCGCCTTGACGGCCTCGCCGATCTTGGCGGTGAGTTCGTCGATGGAGAGCGGCTTGATCATGTAGTCCACCGCGCCCAGGCGCATGCCTTCCATGGCGTCCTTGGTGGCCCCCTGGCCGGTGAGCAGGATCACCTGCACCCGGGGGTGGCGTTCCTTGATGCGCCTGAGCACCTCGTTGCCTTTGAGCCCGGGCATGAACATGTCCAGCACCACCACGTCGGGCTGGTCCTGGTCGATCATGGCCAGCCCCGCCTCGCCGTCCTTGGCCACGCGGCACTCGATGCCGCGCAGGGAGAGGCGTTCCGCCAGGGTGGAGACGAACTCCTCTTCGTCGTCCACCAGGAGGATTTTCCAGTCATTCATGCTCATTGCGCCTCCACGGCCGCCGAGGGGGGGGCCATCACCGGCAGCACCACGGAAAATGTGCTGCCGTCGTTCTCCTTGCTTTGCACGCTCACTTCCCCGCCCAGCCGCTTGATGATGCCGTAGGTGATGGAGAGCCCAAGGCCCGTGCCTTTCCCACGCTTGGTGGTGAAGAAGGGCTCGAAGATGCACTTGAGGGTGTCCTGGCTCATGCCGCAGCCGTTGTCGGTGATGGAGAAGCCCACGCTTTCGTGGCTTTCGTTCCAGCTCTTCACCAGGATGCGTCCCTTGTCGGGCACGGCGGCCAGGGCGTTGTTGAGGATGTTCAGGATCACCTGTTGGAGCTGGCCCCGGTCGCTTTCGATGCGCGCGAGGTTCTCGTCGAGTTCCAGGGCGAGTTCCACGTTGCGGTGTTCGGCCTCGCGCACCAGGAAGCCCGAGGTTTCGCGGATGACCTCGTTGAGGCTCAGGGCCTCGATCTTCACGTCCATGCGCCGGGCGAAGCCCAGCATGCGGTGGGTTATGCCCCGGCAGCGCTCCACGGCGCGCAGGATGGCCTCCACCTGGATGGAGAAGCGGGCCTTGCCCTTGAACTCCTCCTGCAGGGCCAGGAGGTCCTTCATGAGCCCGGCTTTCTCGTTGATGATGGCCAGGGGGTTGTTGATCTCGTGGGCCACGCCCGCGGCCAGGCGGCCGATGGACGAGAGCTTCTGGGCGTGTTCCACCTGGCGGAAGGCCAGGGAGCGGCGCTCCTCGGACTCGCGCATGCGGTTCACCAGCATGCCCGTCACCTTGGAGGTGACCATGAAGATGGCCGCCACGCCCACCACGAAGATGAGCAGCAGGTCGCCGCGCAGGGTGTACCAGGCGCTCACGGCCCCGAGCCTGGGCTTGGTGGCCATGAGCACGAAGTCGGTGTTGGGGAAGTAGGCGTAGCTCATGTAG
This window of the Fundidesulfovibrio magnetotacticus genome carries:
- a CDS encoding response regulator, which encodes MNKIKLLLVDDEENFVNTLAERMKMRDVPSKVVYSGEEALEVVKLQEPDVMVLDLRMPGIDGMEVLRKVRAVNPKVQVIILTGHGTDLDEEEARKLGAFHYHKKPIDIDELLGTVKKAYRERMEDAMVAATLAQAGDFEGAQEILDENK
- a CDS encoding sensor histidine kinase, with amino-acid sequence MLGDIFRRHFRDLHTSEDAISPERYNVLKRKIVGLMALVTLLPLLFMSAINFMEFQSTMAREVQNPLRVILGKTRNTIELFLAERASTVAFVAQAYSYQELADERALGRIFRVIRKEFDGFVDMGLVDSKGRMVNYVGPYDFKDRDYSGQDWFAQVMTSGKYISDVFMGFRKLPHVVIAMQHTTEDGETWVVRATLDTRVFDRIIAAMSLEPGSDAFLLNRKGILQTSSALYGNVLEPCPLRLPPISFEPQVVAAKDPSGQDIYMSYAYFPNTDFVLMATKPRLGAVSAWYTLRGDLLLIFVVGVAAIFMVTSKVTGMLVNRMRESEERRSLAFRQVEHAQKLSSIGRLAAGVAHEINNPLAIINEKAGLMKDLLALQEEFKGKARFSIQVEAILRAVERCRGITHRMLGFARRMDVKIEALSLNEVIRETSGFLVREAEHRNVELALELDENLARIESDRGQLQQVILNILNNALAAVPDKGRILVKSWNESHESVGFSITDNGCGMSQDTLKCIFEPFFTTKRGKGTGLGLSITYGIIKRLGGEVSVQSKENDGSTFSVVLPVMAPPSAAVEAQ
- a CDS encoding sensor histidine kinase; its protein translation is MRPEVLLIDDERDFVDLLAQRLEARDHPALAAYDAAGGIGLMEQGALPVVVLDVNLPDRGGLEVLEEIRRRWPLTQVVMLTGQIDLGTAVAGMKLGALDYLVKPTDVEALVRAIVRAKGRFREQSESLRVADTARMASLGRLAGGVAHELLNPVNTIMQKAGWAAELMEEPEFQACPGLPEVLAELKGIEAQSRRCKEVVGTLMRMGGRIDPRPSEFEMSQVLEAVAAQVEARARERGVRVAVFCEPGLPRVTLPRAEIEQVLRLLADNALEAMALRTAGNPARKPDGAPGHAGESSAGSVGPGGLLSLGAFLGEGGVLEARVEDTGPGVPEEIAPHIFEPFFSTKDVGQGAGLGLSACKGIMRSLGGDVLLERAGGPGAVFRVLAPLPGAAPGA
- a CDS encoding response regulator, whose protein sequence is MNDWKILLVDDEEEFVSTLAERLSLRGIECRVAKDGEAGLAMIDQDQPDVVVLDMFMPGLKGNEVLRRIKERHPRVQVILLTGQGATKDAMEGMRLGAVDYMIKPLSIDELTAKIGEAVKAARK